ccaacagatctgagaccaggctatagataccaacagatctgggaccaggctatagataccaacagatctgagaccaggctatagataccaacagatctgagaccaggctatagataccaacagatctgagaccaggctatagataccaacagatctgggaccaagctatagataccaacagatctgggaccaggctatagataccaacagatctgggaccaggctatagataccaacagatctgggaccaggctatagatctGAGACCggctatagataccaacagatctgggaccaggctatagataccaacagatctgggaccaggctatagataccaacagatctgggaccaggctatagataccaacagatctgagaccaggctatagataccaacagatctgggaccaagctatagataccaacagatctgggaccaggctatagatctGAGACCggctatagataccaacagatctgggaccaggctatagataccaacagatctgggaccaggctatagataccaacagatctgggaccaggctatagataccaacagatctgagaccaggctatagataccaacagatctgggaccaggctatagataccaacagatctgagaccaggctatagataccaacagatctgagaccaggctatagataccaacagatctgagaccaggctatagataccaacagatctgagaccaggctatagataccaacagatctgagaccaggctatagataccaacagatctgagaccaggctatagataccaacagatctgggaccaggctatagataccaacagatctgggaccaggctatagataccaacagatctgggaccaggctatagataccaacagatctgggaccaggctatagataccaacagatctgagaccaggctatagataccaacagatctgggaccaggctatagataccaacagatctgagaccgGGCTATcgataccaacagatctgggaccaggctatatacaccACACTTTTCTCACAGAAACAGGCCATtacatttattgattgattgctaCATTACCTGTTCatcacagcagcagcagcagcagcagcggatCAGAACCAGAACAACAAGCAGCAGAACCATGCCTGAAAGGATCAAGATGGAGAGTcaattgtgtgcatgtgtgtgagtgtgtgtgtgcgcgcgcgcgtgtgtgtgttcctaccgatgaagatgaagaagacagCGAAGGAGGCGATGTCCCAGTCAGACTGGAACATCTGTTTAGACTGCAGTCTGGACACCACGTCTGTAAACTGATCCTTAAACTCTTCCTGTAGGTTCTTCTGGTCCATGGCTATAGCTGGGCTAGAATTAGTCTCTGTAAGGGTTAACACACTGGAGAAGAACAATATAGGGTTTATTATGATTATAAAATACAGGACACACTGGGAGAAGAGACTGTGGTAATTCTCTATAGACAATTACAATGcacctgactggctgactatgTCGGTCTATAAAGTAGGCCTAAAATATACAAAGGGAGATCATGCTGCATTTTAAATGTACCTCATAAAATGGATCAGAGTTCAGCGTACCTGCTCTGACCTAGACACAGTACTTTTCTCCTGATCACTTTTACATAGACTACTATGATGAGATATAGATCAACTAGCCAAATACAGACTCTATTTTACATCTAAAAATGACTATATTTGCTTTTAACTTCTTTAACACAAGACCAACATCATTATCGTTATGTCTGACTGACTGTAACATCTTGATGAATTACAGCCTCGGACTTTCACTTTTAAAGAATATTCCAACATTACCTATATATATAATTTAACTTGAACACAAACAAATGCAATAAACTCATATTTTCGGTAGTAATCAAACAAGTTTCTATATGTTTTTCCGAAGTTCATTGTACCTGTAACTCGAACAAGCTCCAGTTTTTTCTCTCTTCTTCCGGGTACCTGTCCGACTGACGCACCTGTCGCTGTGTGAGTCACTGTACACTGATTTGCATGGGGCAAGGGTAGGTCGTTTGAATTCTGCTTGATTTCCTCCAAGTATGTCTAAAGGTATATTGTGATCATGGACTTACCGAATGTGAGAGATATTGCCAGTCATTTCCACCAATGCTCTTTTTCAAAGGAAACTTTTATGATGTGACTGGAGGAAACAAAGTCAGAACAATTCATATGTGTGACGCATGTATATAAAACTAGGATTTGTCATAGCTACATTTCTGTTTTCATTGCAGTAAattataaatgtatttttttctataGTAAACCAGCTGATTTACATAATTCAAGGAATAGCAATATTTTGTCAGGTTGAGTTGCGGTCATATGATGTATTGTAGTAACATATTAGTTCCATATGAGGCGCTGTTACTTTCCCGGCTCCTCATTTTCAGTTTTTCACCTCTGATGCATTGTTTACGTGGAAGTGAGTTTCGCTCCGTCTTCCGGGTTGTAGATCCTTCAGGTTGGCACTTCGCTTACTGTGAAGCTCAGCTGCGATGGCCGTGGTTCCTGCTCAATCTCTCCGGGTTTCGGATATCCGAGACCCGACGGTTCTGTTCGAGCGGTACAACACCGAGGAGATACGCGGCATCGAGCGGAAAGTCCGCGGAGAGATCGAGCACAAGAAGGAGGAACTTCGTCAGATGGTGGGCGAGCGGTACCGCGATTTGATCGACGCCGCCGACACCATCGGAGAGATGCGTCAGTGTTCGGAGAGCGTAGTTACGTCCATCCAGGACATGCACCGCTATTGCCACAAGCTGAAACAGGGGAAAAGCGTTCCCCAAAGCAACAGCAAAGAAGAGGTTTGTGGCTCCATTGTGAAGCTAGCGAGCGGTGGTGATGGCTAACTAGTTCAGTTGATTTTAGATAGCAAACTGTTCTGCATAATACCATTTATGATGTTTGATTAGACTCCGACAGGTTCCACCCATTGTGAGATGAATGGTATATGTCAATGATGGGTATATCTGTGTGGGTTTCAATCTCTACACCCTATATCTCTGTGTGGGTTTCAATCTCTACACCCTATATCTCTGTGTGGGTTTCAATCTCTACACCCTATATATCTGTGtgattgtctctctgtctgtccctttaCTTATGTATGTAATGTAGCCTGTCTTAGGCCAGCTCTCCCATCAAGTCCCAGGAGAAGTTCAACACCACGGTGTACCCTGTGgtactctctgtctgtatgtgtttagaaactctctctctctccacaccagGTCCAGAGGCAGTCCCACACCAGGTATCCCTGTGGTACTGTCTGTATGTGTttagaaactctctctctctctctcctctctcctctctcctctctctccccccccccccccccccccccccccccacaccaggTCTAGAGGCAGTCCCAGGAGAAGTTCAACACCATGGTGTATCCCTGTGGTACTCTTTGTCTGTATGTGTttagaaactctctctctctccacaccagGTCCAGAGGCAGTCCCAGGAGAAGTTCTACACCATGGCTTCTCAGATCAAGCTGCTGCTGGAGATCCCAGAGAGGATCTGGAGTTCCATGGAGGCCTCTCAGTACCTGCAGGCAAAGACACTTATTACTAAGACAGTGGACTGTTAGCATTTCCCATAGGAAGACATGGCATACTTAGCCGTCGTTGCTAATACTAGCTGAGCATGGCCAATGATCAATGATGTATGTAAACCCACATCATAGGGCATGGCTAATGCTAACGAACTAACTCTTGGTTTAACGGACACTCCTGACCAGCCAACCAATATTTAATTTCAGAATTGGTTAAAATTAGGTTAGGTTCAGTGTTATAGTTTGGGTAGTCAGGCTGTCAATGGGATGCTAGTCAGAAAAGCCCTTATAGCCTCTCCCTGGTTTACCACCCTCTTTGCTGCAGGCCACCCAGCTCTACCTGCTCTGCTGCCACCTGCACAGACAGCTCCACCTGGAGGCTGGAGGACCACAGTACAGCCCCGTCCTCGCTCGCTTCCCCATCCTGGTCAGGCAGGTGGCTGCTGCTGGACACTTCAGGTGAATGTCTTCGTGATGTCATTTTGGATGAGGGAGCCGATTATCAAATCTGGATTTTCTTTGAAATTGAAGAGCAGGGCGAGGAGCACCACAATCaatttaggagcaccagaaaatatgttttaaatgtattcagATACAGCCTATATTGGTCCTATATGAATTATATGTATTTCTGAAGCCCATGTTAAGTCCTAGACACTAACATGTAACACTGTAAAGACAGTTTATTATCAAAGATAAAATGTTGATACCAATACCTGTCATTAAAATTAGTCATTTTTTGAATATTACgtttctacattgtgtaaaaGCACTATTTTCCTATTGAGATGCATTACATTGAAAATGGTCCACTGTCTCTTTAAAAACGTCAGGTGTGTGATGATGACAAGCCAGAGatctgtcattcattcattgctGCTTTGATCATTGATCTCCTGAAGAagctgtccctctctttctgtgcCCCAAATGTTTGGAGACACTggtaaagttaccaggttgttaactagctagccaatgaggtaacatgactgaacaaagtgtaaacaaatggttaatgatgCGCAAGTAGTTTTAGATCGGCCCAcgacatggtttatgaatgtaaaatggCATCCCCTATAGGAAGATGAAAATATTGACCTGGTAATATGGTCAGATCTTTTGACCTGGTTGGGTTAGAACCAAGATGTTTTCACTATAGTAATGGGTCAGATCTTTTGACCTGGTTGGGTTAGAACCAATATGTTTTCACTGTAGTAATGGGTCAGATCTTTTGACCTGGTTGGGTTAGAACCAAGATGTTTTCACTATAGTAATGGGTCAGATCTTTTGACCTGGTTGGGTTAGAACCAATATGTTTTCACTATAGTAATGGGTCAGATCTTTTGACCTGGTTGGGTTAGAACCAAGATGTTTTCACTATAGTAATGGGTCAGATCTTTTGACCTGGTTGGGTTAGAaccaacatgttttcactgtagtAATGGGTCAGATCTTTTGACCTGGTTAGGTTAGAACCAAGATGTTTTCACTGTAGTAATGGGTCAGATCTTTTG
This genomic stretch from Salmo trutta chromosome 32, fSalTru1.1, whole genome shotgun sequence harbors:
- the LOC115171928 gene encoding small integral membrane protein 22 — protein: MDQKNLQEEFKDQFTDVVSRLQSKQMFQSDWDIASFAVFFIFIGMVLLLVVLVLIRCCCCCCCDEQPRRHKVGHENFGMET